A region from the uncultured Sunxiuqinia sp. genome encodes:
- a CDS encoding DUF4450 domain-containing protein: MPEKKESVLWHNQQRELRYHPDGKGFVITNGTHRFNRALYGSHSGFRVEAGDLPEFALYMPRMGGTLRLGLISADSSKWLIDAETIVARYEAGRMSYEIEDSMLKGGKLNLQLLALDDADGMILKVVGENMPDNVDLFWAFGGASGKRFSRDGDLGADPESSFYLKPEYCNTNEYFVADNQFNLYYGSGRSLSDNELYENNYLPTPEEKEQTRLKKKKRLFGLMPKGSEINLSDATQQESPLQFFQSEGEQAPAIAGRLKVNDGSEEFFFIVNPDTKARPDYAELPALFDQADSAREKIASQIKIETPDKYINAVGATLSTAADAVWDGKSFMHGAIAWRMPLNGWRGAYAADWLGWHDRAQTHFRGYFKAQYTSPRSGPSVPDPKTHLARQKETKGTALFTDGYISRRPGKPNKPHHYDMNLVFISQLLSHFRWTGDLDFLRESWPVIERHLAWEKRNFDANDDGLYDAYASIWASDALQYSGGGVTHSSAYNYRANRVAAELAKLIGKDPAPYLSESEKIKKAVDQQLWLSEKGWFGEYKDLLGNQLVHPSAAVWTVYHAIDEGLADPFQAFQATEYIDKNIPHIPIEAEGLEANKYYTISTTNWMPYTWSINNVALAEVLHTALSYWQSGRSKEAFELTKSSFLDYMFLGTSPGNFGQLSYYDAFRGELYRDFADPVAMASRALVEGLFGISPDLINQQLTVEPGWPSDWDHASIETPDVQLHFKRVGGIDHYRINSEFPSAVHLNLILKAQSAEISSVKLNGQAIEWEVNDEAIGEPRITIKVSQGTDLKLAVEWGSEKIDQIQLNDFYAIGDQLSVQPETAEIIDVYDPQHVLEGWLNDQANLSAKVKGELGWKTTFVKLKQGKMVWWQPLSFELRKPIEVIDDENQKDDKLTFAIRNNTKNEFAGTCTVGAFTRDVAIPARSVSAKLTVSEEYLVSGSNSIQLIGKKHEYSENVINWNIHANEDARFETVDLTSRYNDRVSHIFNEQYYSPRSPYPTLSIPVQGIGDWCSYRETEEIDDSGLRTKAGNLNQIESPQGISFQTPGEETENILFTSKWDNYPDSIEVPLAGKASHLYLLMAGSVHHMQINMTNGWVEVEYADGSSDELLLKSPDNWWPIEQDYYEDGFAFRVNAPQPPRLYLKTGEWHSDSYDVLRKNGTNKIEGGAASLLDLPLNPGKELVSLKLVTNTNDVVIGLMSATLKRN; the protein is encoded by the coding sequence ATGCCTGAGAAAAAAGAGTCGGTTTTGTGGCACAATCAACAACGCGAGTTGCGCTACCATCCCGATGGGAAGGGATTTGTGATTACTAATGGAACGCATCGGTTTAACCGGGCTTTATATGGTTCTCATTCTGGTTTTCGGGTTGAAGCGGGTGACTTGCCCGAATTTGCGTTGTACATGCCTCGCATGGGAGGTACATTGCGTCTGGGCCTCATTTCTGCCGATTCGTCAAAATGGCTGATTGATGCCGAAACCATTGTTGCACGATACGAAGCGGGTAGGATGAGTTATGAGATTGAAGATTCGATGTTGAAAGGTGGCAAATTAAATTTGCAATTACTGGCTTTGGACGATGCCGACGGAATGATCTTGAAAGTTGTTGGCGAAAACATGCCTGACAATGTTGACTTGTTTTGGGCATTTGGCGGTGCCAGTGGAAAGCGCTTTTCACGCGATGGCGACTTGGGGGCTGATCCGGAATCCAGTTTTTATTTAAAACCGGAGTATTGTAACACCAATGAATACTTCGTGGCTGATAATCAATTCAATTTGTATTATGGTTCGGGTCGAAGCTTGTCCGACAATGAATTGTATGAAAACAACTATTTGCCAACGCCGGAGGAAAAGGAACAAACTCGCTTAAAAAAGAAAAAGCGTCTGTTTGGCTTGATGCCCAAAGGTTCTGAAATCAATTTGAGTGATGCAACCCAACAAGAAAGTCCTTTGCAGTTTTTTCAATCTGAAGGAGAACAAGCACCGGCAATAGCCGGGCGGTTAAAAGTTAACGATGGAAGCGAGGAGTTCTTTTTCATCGTCAATCCAGATACAAAAGCCCGTCCGGACTATGCTGAATTACCTGCATTGTTTGATCAGGCTGATTCTGCACGTGAAAAGATTGCTTCGCAAATAAAAATAGAAACACCCGATAAGTACATCAATGCAGTGGGTGCAACACTTTCTACAGCTGCTGATGCGGTTTGGGATGGCAAGTCGTTTATGCACGGAGCCATTGCTTGGCGGATGCCATTAAACGGCTGGCGTGGTGCTTATGCAGCTGATTGGCTGGGGTGGCACGATCGTGCGCAGACTCATTTTCGGGGATATTTTAAGGCACAATACACCAGTCCAAGGTCAGGGCCTTCGGTGCCTGATCCAAAAACTCACTTAGCTCGACAGAAAGAAACGAAAGGAACTGCTTTGTTTACCGATGGCTATATCAGTCGTCGTCCGGGTAAACCGAACAAACCACACCATTACGATATGAATCTGGTGTTTATTTCGCAATTGTTGTCACACTTTCGCTGGACCGGAGATTTAGACTTTTTGCGCGAAAGCTGGCCTGTTATAGAAAGACACCTGGCTTGGGAAAAACGAAATTTTGATGCGAATGACGATGGACTATATGATGCTTACGCCAGTATTTGGGCGAGTGATGCCCTGCAGTACAGCGGCGGCGGAGTCACTCATTCGTCGGCTTACAACTACCGTGCAAATCGAGTGGCGGCAGAGTTAGCAAAACTTATTGGTAAAGATCCGGCTCCCTATTTGTCCGAGTCAGAAAAAATAAAAAAAGCCGTCGATCAGCAGCTCTGGTTATCCGAAAAAGGTTGGTTTGGCGAGTATAAAGATTTGTTGGGTAATCAACTGGTGCACCCATCAGCTGCGGTCTGGACGGTTTATCATGCCATTGATGAAGGTTTGGCCGATCCGTTTCAGGCGTTTCAGGCTACCGAGTACATCGACAAAAATATTCCGCATATTCCAATTGAAGCTGAAGGTTTGGAAGCAAATAAATATTATACCATCTCAACGACTAATTGGATGCCGTACACGTGGTCAATCAATAATGTTGCGCTGGCTGAAGTGTTGCACACAGCGCTGTCGTATTGGCAAAGTGGCCGAAGCAAAGAAGCTTTTGAACTGACGAAAAGTAGTTTCCTCGATTATATGTTTTTGGGAACTAGTCCGGGCAATTTCGGACAGCTTTCTTATTATGATGCTTTCCGTGGCGAATTGTACCGCGATTTTGCTGATCCGGTTGCCATGGCTTCGCGTGCGTTGGTGGAAGGTTTATTTGGGATTTCGCCAGATCTCATTAATCAGCAATTAACAGTAGAGCCGGGTTGGCCGTCAGATTGGGATCATGCCTCAATAGAAACACCGGATGTTCAACTTCATTTTAAAAGAGTAGGTGGGATTGATCACTATCGAATTAATTCTGAGTTTCCGAGTGCCGTTCATCTGAATCTGATTCTAAAAGCGCAGTCTGCGGAGATTAGCTCCGTAAAGTTGAATGGACAAGCAATTGAATGGGAGGTAAATGACGAAGCAATTGGAGAGCCCCGAATTACGATTAAAGTTTCTCAAGGAACTGATTTAAAGTTGGCAGTAGAGTGGGGCAGCGAAAAAATAGATCAGATCCAACTGAATGATTTTTATGCCATTGGTGATCAACTGTCTGTTCAACCGGAAACTGCTGAAATTATTGATGTTTATGATCCGCAACACGTTTTAGAGGGATGGCTAAATGACCAAGCGAATTTGTCTGCTAAGGTAAAAGGTGAGCTCGGTTGGAAAACTACTTTCGTCAAACTCAAACAGGGTAAAATGGTTTGGTGGCAACCTTTGTCATTTGAACTACGCAAGCCAATTGAAGTCATTGACGATGAAAATCAAAAAGACGATAAACTGACTTTTGCAATTCGGAATAATACAAAGAACGAATTTGCCGGAACATGTACCGTTGGTGCATTTACTCGGGATGTTGCCATTCCTGCGCGGTCGGTTTCAGCTAAGTTAACGGTTTCAGAGGAGTACCTCGTTTCAGGAAGTAATTCAATCCAATTAATTGGGAAAAAGCATGAGTATTCTGAAAATGTTATCAACTGGAATATTCATGCCAATGAAGATGCTCGATTTGAAACAGTGGACTTGACTTCCCGGTATAATGATCGGGTAAGCCATATTTTCAACGAACAATATTATTCGCCCCGTTCACCCTATCCAACATTGAGCATTCCGGTACAGGGAATTGGTGACTGGTGTTCGTATCGTGAAACCGAAGAAATTGACGATTCCGGGTTGCGGACAAAAGCTGGAAACTTAAACCAAATTGAATCGCCGCAGGGCATTTCTTTTCAAACACCTGGAGAAGAAACTGAAAATATTCTGTTCACTTCAAAATGGGACAATTATCCCGATTCGATTGAAGTTCCGCTTGCTGGAAAAGCATCGCATCTGTATTTGCTTATGGCCGGATCGGTGCATCATATGCAAATTAATATGACTAATGGTTGGGTTGAGGTTGAATATGCGGACGGATCATCGGATGAGTTACTGCTTAAAAGCCCCGATAATTGGTGGCCGATTGAGCAAGACTATTATGAAGATGGCTTTGCTTTCCGGGTAAATGCACCGCAACCGCCACGCTTGTATTTAAAGACGGGTGAGTGGCATTCCGATTCGTACGATGTGCTGAGAAAGAATGGTACAAACAAGATTGAAGGAGGGGCCGCTTCGTTGTTGGATTTGCCGTTGAATCCGGGCAAGGAACTGGTTTCGCTTAAATTGGTGACGAACACAAATGATGTGGTCATTGGCTTAATGTCTGCAACTTTAAAACGAAATTAA
- a CDS encoding glycoside hydrolase family 2 TIM barrel-domain containing protein, with the protein MKQFKMKSIWILVALLLLNFTTATSSEISKDVQYLSGTDNENTVSWDFYCMSGRKSGYWTSIEVPSHWEQQGFGEYDYGRDYRTYGKKFKFADETGIYKHQFSIPENWNGKKIFVVFEGSMTDTEVKINGQLAGPIHQGSFYRFRYDISDKLKVGEENELEVTVHKMSANHSVNRAERFADYWIFGGIYRPVYLEAVPDEFIDRVAIAADADGQFSMDVFPEVQSAGLTISAEIIDAIGRIVATTESPVLPSDSLLTLSARVDNPRLWTSETPNRYSVRVSLKNGETTKYTTSEKFGFRTIEIREGDGVFVNGTKVKFKGINRHVFWPETGRCVNATIDLNDVQLMKEMNMNAVRCAHYPPDQSFLNYCDSLGLYVLDELAGWQNSYDTEVGSKLVREMVIRDVNHPSIVFWSNGNEGGTNKDLDDDYAIYDPSNRPVIHAHHKPGNDYNGIDCNHYENYYSSKKILDAGLIYMPTEFLHGQDDGGMAAGLADFWELFWNSKRSAGGFLWVLADEGLVRTDYDGFIDANRVNAPDGVVGPHREKEASVYAMREIFSPVKIEMEKLPETFNGQIPVENRYHYTNLNDCRFVWQLVNFANPTDLGAGHEVVQAGMITSPDVPATEKGELAFELPKEYQQYDALYVRAFDRQGKEVFCWSWKIDGNTNTVLELVEKELSLNEKEHLKKLKAQGIEEDNILPIKEQKGNDELSAKVEVAETDSTITMKASGISVTFSTKDGTIVDLGNDFGLSLPFGNGPVMVSGESELINVNHHSVEGGHVLEMIYTGDLKNIIWTMYDSGWLQMDYEYHVEGKQLFTGVSFDFPESDIISTKWLGDGPRHVWKNRLQGGIIDVYQRMYNNVLPGDNNWQYPQFKGYYADVSWMEFNTVYGKFTVVAQEDDLFVRLFDFYGISGPTNYPKLPVGNISFLDGIPPVGTKLAMGISNDTWNLGPAGELNIMEKPAKRTLYFYFGLLN; encoded by the coding sequence ATGAAGCAATTCAAAATGAAATCAATTTGGATTCTTGTAGCTTTATTGCTACTCAATTTTACGACTGCTACAAGTTCCGAAATTTCAAAAGATGTTCAATACCTGTCGGGTACTGACAATGAAAATACCGTAAGCTGGGATTTTTACTGCATGTCGGGCAGAAAGAGCGGCTACTGGACGAGCATTGAAGTGCCATCGCACTGGGAACAACAAGGTTTTGGCGAATATGACTACGGTCGTGATTATCGGACTTACGGTAAGAAATTCAAGTTTGCCGATGAAACAGGTATTTATAAGCATCAGTTTTCAATTCCCGAAAATTGGAATGGAAAGAAGATCTTTGTTGTTTTTGAAGGATCGATGACCGATACTGAAGTGAAAATAAATGGCCAATTAGCAGGGCCAATCCACCAAGGATCTTTTTATCGTTTTCGATACGATATTTCAGATAAGCTGAAAGTCGGTGAGGAAAATGAACTGGAAGTTACCGTGCATAAAATGTCAGCTAATCATTCGGTAAATCGTGCCGAGCGTTTTGCCGACTATTGGATATTTGGTGGCATTTATCGTCCGGTGTACCTCGAAGCAGTTCCGGATGAGTTTATCGACCGGGTAGCAATTGCTGCCGATGCCGATGGACAATTCTCAATGGACGTATTTCCTGAAGTACAATCTGCAGGATTGACTATTTCCGCCGAAATAATTGATGCGATTGGCCGGATTGTAGCGACAACCGAGAGTCCGGTGTTGCCAAGTGATTCTTTGTTGACTCTCTCTGCTCGTGTTGACAATCCTCGGCTTTGGACTTCAGAAACTCCTAATCGATACTCCGTTCGTGTCAGTTTGAAAAACGGTGAAACAACAAAATATACAACCTCTGAAAAATTCGGTTTCCGAACGATTGAAATTCGAGAAGGTGATGGTGTTTTTGTTAATGGCACAAAAGTGAAATTCAAAGGAATTAACCGCCATGTATTTTGGCCTGAAACCGGTCGTTGTGTGAATGCAACCATCGATTTAAACGATGTGCAGCTGATGAAGGAAATGAACATGAATGCGGTGAGGTGTGCACACTATCCGCCGGATCAATCATTCCTGAATTATTGCGATTCACTAGGTCTGTATGTGTTGGATGAGCTGGCTGGGTGGCAAAATTCGTACGATACCGAAGTGGGCAGTAAGCTGGTACGCGAAATGGTTATTCGTGATGTCAATCATCCATCCATTGTTTTTTGGAGCAACGGAAACGAAGGTGGAACAAATAAAGATCTGGATGACGATTACGCCATTTACGATCCGTCGAATCGACCGGTGATTCATGCTCATCACAAACCGGGAAACGATTACAACGGTATTGATTGTAACCACTATGAAAACTATTATAGCTCGAAAAAGATATTGGATGCAGGTTTGATTTACATGCCTACTGAATTTTTGCATGGTCAGGATGACGGCGGAATGGCTGCCGGATTAGCTGACTTTTGGGAGCTGTTTTGGAATTCAAAGCGCTCGGCAGGAGGTTTTTTGTGGGTGCTGGCTGATGAAGGTTTGGTACGCACCGATTACGATGGTTTTATTGATGCCAACCGCGTTAATGCACCCGATGGAGTTGTTGGACCACATCGCGAAAAAGAGGCCAGTGTTTATGCCATGCGTGAGATTTTTAGTCCGGTTAAAATTGAAATGGAAAAACTTCCGGAAACTTTCAATGGACAAATACCTGTTGAAAACCGCTATCATTATACGAACCTGAACGATTGCCGTTTTGTTTGGCAGTTGGTTAATTTTGCCAATCCCACCGACCTTGGAGCAGGTCATGAGGTTGTGCAAGCCGGGATGATTACCAGCCCCGATGTTCCAGCAACCGAAAAGGGAGAGCTTGCATTCGAGCTCCCGAAAGAATATCAGCAATACGATGCCTTGTATGTCAGAGCTTTCGACCGTCAAGGCAAGGAAGTTTTCTGTTGGAGCTGGAAAATTGATGGCAATACGAATACTGTTTTAGAATTGGTGGAAAAGGAATTGAGCTTGAACGAAAAGGAGCATTTGAAAAAGCTCAAAGCTCAGGGAATTGAAGAAGACAACATCTTGCCAATCAAAGAGCAAAAGGGTAATGATGAATTGAGTGCGAAGGTTGAAGTTGCCGAGACCGATTCGACCATCACCATGAAAGCTTCCGGAATTTCGGTTACTTTCAGTACAAAGGATGGAACAATTGTGGATTTGGGGAATGACTTTGGGTTGTCGCTTCCATTCGGAAATGGACCTGTAATGGTAAGCGGAGAATCTGAGTTGATCAATGTTAACCATCATTCAGTTGAGGGTGGACATGTATTGGAGATGATTTACACCGGCGATTTGAAAAATATTATTTGGACCATGTACGATAGTGGATGGCTGCAAATGGACTATGAATATCACGTAGAAGGAAAGCAACTATTTACGGGAGTAAGTTTCGACTTTCCTGAGTCTGATATCATCAGCACGAAGTGGTTGGGTGACGGTCCTCGCCATGTTTGGAAGAATCGCTTGCAGGGTGGAATTATTGATGTTTACCAACGCATGTACAATAATGTTTTACCTGGCGATAATAACTGGCAATATCCACAGTTCAAAGGTTATTACGCCGATGTGTCGTGGATGGAATTCAACACGGTCTATGGCAAGTTTACAGTTGTAGCACAGGAAGATGATCTGTTTGTTCGGCTGTTCGATTTCTACGGAATTTCGGGACCTACAAACTATCCGAAACTGCCGGTTGGCAATATTTCCTTTTTGGATGGTATTCCTCCAGTTGGAACAAAACTGGCCATGGGAATCAGCAACGATACTTGGAACTTAGGGCCAGCTGGGGAGCTAAATATAATGGAAAAACCAGCCAAAAGAACTTTGTATTTTTATTTTGGATTACTGAACTAA